One region of Drosophila teissieri strain GT53w chromosome 2L, Prin_Dtei_1.1, whole genome shotgun sequence genomic DNA includes:
- the LOC122613246 gene encoding protein telomere ends associated isoform X4, which translates to MYPVSFAAFQKLIVNLPDIASELKIANGKKKTVAEWSRWYYQEFYRNPSIRTRFPFKVAPCPRRTRDNLLKVPEPGAWSQNEVSDVETAGPSQIEHPVSDFLVKDSQSTALSETAKVNDAVQGVAVECDPPGSESLEVIVNVERCGTFRFPVSFEAFEKCINKMLLFKKIVRSIEHCLVLLSDDDCRLRTLQKFYNRFYMYPEKRSSTNIFNESTEIPLEKLLESGKPLDKKAIKTITELAVMKSLKNNSIVSFELFKKNMANLSDIVEQMQRLDHNYETKDVQECALDYYLAFYITPRIRYKYVYKLKPCTSAVKACMLSILGKDIAEKLRQRLPQLATPSPGLDSRRPITCCSSERGSLSSQNTNDFSQIQTSPNKGEGVSQLATPILDYELRVPKSPEKSTAEVISTNEGLLWAHNAQISQNQANLRNDANKVSRCMPAFAAPSPERDLHRSEAPENSAKVLSPQVKTHQSKAVVTLPLGLELPMSKAPERPASITKASDETQSRPEETKEVSEVSFVTDVEVDLKKHGRFIFPVSLETFRHYINYDEIIRPILVNNHIKDEQHLSKLISDPLNPQCKKLFRQFYNKFYARNDVRKRFNYKFNCLNPKMLAKLTEKAKPLDEKALFTMTRADNGKTHNEPKCQDFAHEEAPENCPPNPISLEMFKRHVSNLDVIVNEMQKSDQYKEKSKEEVIQDYYKGFYSGPEMRKKFACRFKPCPSKKLKQLLSFPPKNKEGYPMDPNYSVPCATENSSEESCLQSNNQDEFAVTKNVKQKTQNIAKENRPTDNENILSRRTPNLADDKHEEECPPCPVSLEIFKRHVSNLDDIVNQMQKCVEYRGKSKDAVIQDYYKGFYSGPEMREKFDFRFKPCTGNMLQQLLSYPANNENSCLKETDCFATCTTEKILKKSCVESNSKPTVTVRRNALEILMKRRKRTEIVKETINKPMPKQNQSQLQPVPIHEDALDVPEAVTEPNLKNQGKKSAEMEHGQAVTEPSRDCSLRNAERLSELSSKQKIEWNYKAHNFLDKLFDGINCPVTQAFLKQQYKRYSVSQGSKRTNICTNVGHIVSDTAEDKEPQSDSNSVDFEGVRIAQATGPQAPKMHTNPSKRKALEPSSKTTKESSSVNLNDSLENPAQMKMIHAESSNNLRHSPISSKVSSIPNTGIESGSTKIPEDEAMVTTDVNPENATSLSQNEENQFLLERAKELFFAESSKDDNLKYLICTSEGLMRTIWRILYHLNLQEFSYYTSIHDGEVLYKSEDDLQLCFKHVVDHGNWPVNLCVLLPRLKELLHNKGVHLDRLNLSNISPKIVSPWELSSYSDFDLIVEQEYMQRTGEEIDDVLQLCQEREKLYACCWAHNQWIPRAPRIVDETLNAEIEGVEPVLEKILLKKICGVKDGDVSTPTEIVSIPSSPSTVCASLSTQPGEDGLSQPPSQLNSLNFVDVTSVESASQVLQTAVDPLISYQIEETSQVPETPTDTPASLQMASVKQEPITFLNNQRAICDTEKCQWELINPEEQTIDLDSNESDGPSLSCFAIQNQNSEDQMDFILADSMPADEHDNVKKTEAPKDTDPAELGTNVNTLSGRDKPAFQVSVISKKRQAASPVLNCKRIKLMNDKVPQLRHEFQPLPMAVIVVQNKAARLPGSQDIRTSQTATTKTTERPHPQINITPSQDFAVGNTLLECSELQNLLDSNDVSSCKTLPRLRK; encoded by the exons ATGTATCCAGTGTCCTTTGCGGCATTTCAAAAGTTAATCGTTAATTTGCCAGATATTGCAAGTGAGTTGAAAATTGCCAATGGAAAGAAAAAAACGGTGGCCGAGTGGAGCCGTTGGTACTACCAAGAGTTCTACCGGAATCCCAGCATACGGACGCGATTCCCTTTCAAGGTGGCGCCGTGTCCCAGGCGGACACGCGACAACTTGCTGAAAGTGCCGGAGCCAGGAGCATGGTCACAAAACGAGGTTTCAGACGTGGAAACTGCAGGACCATCTCAAATAGAGCATCCCGTATCCGACTTCCTAGTTAAAGACAGTCAATCGACGGCGCTCTCTGAAACCGCGAAAGTCAACGATGCAGTTCAAGGCGTCGCAGTTGAATGTGATCCACCAGGATCGGAATCTCTGGAAGTAATTGTTAATGTGGAGAG ATGTGGCACCTTCCGTTTTCCGGTATCCTTTGAAGCATTTGAAAAGTGCATCAACAAAATGTTactctttaaaaaaattgttagaAGCATAGAACACTGCCTGGTCCTGCTGTCCGATGATGATTGTCGTCTTCGTACACTGCAAAAGTTTTACAACCGCTTTTACATGTATCCAGAAAAGCGATCCTCAACAAACATCTTCAATGAATCGACAGAAATCCCTTTGGAAAAGTTGCTCGAATCTGGCAAACCGCTAGACAAAAAAGCGATCAAGACTATTACAGAGCTCGCTGTAATGAAATCCCTTAAGAACAA TTCCATCGTCAGCTTCGAGctatttaagaaaaatatgGCAAACTTATCGGACATTGTGGAGCAAATGCAGCGGCTTGACCATAATTATGAGACAAAGGACGTCCAGGAGTGTGCCCTGGACTATTACCTGGCATTTTACATCACTCCGAGGATACGATATAAATACGTATACAAACTAAAGCCATGTACGTCGGCTGTGAAGGCCTGCATGCTGTCAATTCTCGGCAAAGATATAGCCGAAAAGCTTAGGCAAAGGCTGCCACAGTTGGCTACTCCCTCGCCAGGACTTGATTCGCGCAGGCCAATAACTTGTTGTAGTAGTGAGAGAGGTTCATTAAGTTCTCAGAACACCAATGACTTTTCACAAATCCAAACTAGTCCCAATAAGGGCGAAGGGGTATCCCAGTTAGCTACTCCTATACTAGATTACGAGCTGCGTGTCCCCAAATCTCCCGAGAAGAGTACTGCAGAAGTTATTAGCACGAATGAAGGCCTATTGTGGGCACATAATGCCCAAATTTCCCAAAACCAAGCAAATCTCAGGAACGATGCCAACAAAGTAAGCAGATGTATGCCGGCATTCGCTGCTCCTTCGCCAGAACGCGATCTGCACAGGTCGGAAGCTCCCGAGAATTCTGCTAAAGTCCTAAGTCCCCAAGTCAAAACCCATCAGAGCAAGGCGGTTGTTACTCTACCTTTAGGTTTAGAACTGCCCATGTCCAAGGCACCTGAGAGGCCTGCTTCGATAACCAAAGCTTCTGACGAGACCCAATCCAGACCTGAAGAGACCAAAGAAGTATCAGA GGTTTCCTTTGTGACGGATGTTGAAGTGGACCTTAAAAa ACATGGACGCTTTATTTTTCCCGTTTCACTTGAAACTTTTCGTCATTATATTAATTATGACGAGATTATCCGACCAATTCTAGTGAATAATCATATTAAAGACGAACAGCATCtgtcaaaattaatttctgatCCCTTAAATCCCCAATGCAAAAAATTGTTCCGTcagttttataataaattttatgcaCGCAACGATGTTCGTAAAAGattcaattataaatttaattgcctTAATCCTAAGATGCTGGCCAAGCTTACAGAAAAAGCTAAGCCACTGGATGAGAAGGCCCTTTTTACAATGACTCGAGCAGATAATGGAAAAACCCATAACGAACCCAAATGCCAGGATTTTGCTCATGAAGAAGCACCAGAAAATTGTCCCCCAAATCCCATTTCTTTAGAGATGTTTAAACGTCATGTGAGCAATCTCGATGTTATTGTTAATGAGATGCAGAAAAGCGATCAGTACAAAGAAAAAAGCAAGGAGGAGGTTATTCAGGACTACTATAAGGGCTTCTATTCTGGACCCGAGATGAGGAAGAAGTTCGCTTGCCGATTTAAACCGTGTCCCAGCAAAAAGCTAAAACAATTGCTTAGTTTTCCACCGAAAAACAAGGAGGGATACCCAATGGACCCAAATTACAGTGTGCCTTGTGCCACAGAAAATTCAAGTGAGGAAAGTTGCCTGCAGTCAAACAACCAAGACGAGTTTGCTGTAACGAAGaatgttaaacaaaaaactcaaaaTATCGCTAAAGAGAA CAGACCAACAGATAACGAAAATATACTGTCCAGAAGGACGCCTAATTTGGCTGACGACAAGCACGAAGAAGAGTGTCCGCCATGTCCTGTATCCTTAGAAATATTCAAACGTCACGTGAGCAATCTAGATGATATTGTTAATCAAATGCAGAAGTGCGTTGAGTATAGAGGAAAATCCAAAGATGCGGTTATTCAGGACTACTACAAAGGCTTTTATTCTGGACCGGAGATGAGGGAAAAGTTTGATTTTCGATTTAAGCCGTGTACTGGCAATATGCTACAACAATTGCTTAGTTATCCAGCGAATAATGAGAACAGTTGTCTAAAGGAAACGGATTGCTTTGCGACGTGTACCACAGAAAAAATCCTCAAGAAAAGTTGCGTTGAGTCCAATAGCAAACCGACGGTAACTGTTCGTAGAAACGCATTGGAAATCTTAATGAAAag AAGAAAGAGAACTGAAATCGTAAAAGAAACCATCAATAAACCGATGCCCAAACAAAACCAGTCTCAGTTACAACCAGTGCCTATCCATGAAGACGCATTAGATGTCCCGGAAGCTGTCACCGAGCCGAACCTCAAAAATCAAGGGAAAAAGTCAGCGGAAATGGAGCATGGACAAGCCGTTACGGAACCATCAAGAGATTGTAGTCTTCGTAATGCTGAAAGGCTTTCAGAACTATCGAG CAAACAGAAGATCGAGTGGAATTATAAGGCCCATAACTTTCTCGATAAATTGTTTGATGGTATCAACTGCCCAGTAACACAAGCTTTTCTAAAACAACAATATAAAAGGTACTCCGTATCCCAAGGAAGCAAAAGGACAAATATTTGTACCAATGTCGGCCACATTGTTTCCGACACTGCTGAAGACAAAGAGCCACAATCGGATTCAAATTCAGTTGACTTTGAAGGTGTCCGCATAGCTCAAGCAACTGGCCCACAAGCACCCAAAATGCATACCAATCCTTCTAAACGGAAAGCGTTGGAACCAAGTTCAAAGACAACGAAAGAAAGCAGCtcagttaatttaaatgattcTCTTGAAAATCCGGCTCAGATGAAAATGATCCATGCTGAATCATCTAATAATTTAAGACACTCACCGATCAGTTCAAAGGTCTCATCTATACCTAACACTGGAATTGAAAGCGGATCGACAAAAATTCCTGAAGATGAAGCAATGGTTACAACAGACGTAAATCCTGAAAATGCAACCAGTTTATCACAGAAcgaagaaaatcaatttcttctCGAAAGAGCAAAGGAATTATTTTTTGCGGAAAGTAGCAAG GATGACAACCTGAAGTATTTGATCTGCACAAGTGAAGGGTTGATGAGAACCATTTGGCGCATACTCTACCACCTAAACCTTCAAGAATTCTCCTATTACACGAGCATTCACGATGGCGAGGTCTTGTACAAAAGCGAAGACGACTTACAGCTTTGCTTTAAGCACGTCGTGGACCATGGCAACTGGCCTGTAAATCTATGCGTTTTATTGCCACGTTTGAAGGAACTGCTTCACAATAAGGGAGTACACCTGGATAGGCTAAATCTGTCCAATATATCGCCTAAAATAGTGAGCCCTTGGGAATTAAGTTCCTACTCGGATTTCGATCTCATCGTTGAACAGGAGTACATGCAGCGCACTGGCGAGGAAATTGATGATGTGTTGCAGTTGTgccaagagagagagaaactATATGCGTGCTGTTGGGCTCATAACCAGTGGATACCACGAGCTCCACGGATCGTTGATGAGACACTGAATGCTGAAATCGAGGGAGTGGAGCCAGTTCTAGAAAAGATTTTATTGA agAAAATATGTGGCGTAAAAGATGGAGATGTGAGTACGCCAACTGAAATAGTTTCAATTCCCTCAAGTCCAAGCACTGTTTGTGCTTCATTATCAACCCAACCTGGTGAAGATGGACTTAGTCAGCCGCCATCACAGCTCAACAGTTTGAATTTTGTGGACGTGACGAGTGTTGAATCTGCCTCGCAAGTATTACAAACGGCAGTCGATCCTCTAATATCCTATCAAATTGAGGAAACGTCACAGGTGCCAGAAACTCCAACTGATACGCCAGCGTCATTGCAAATGGCATCTGTCAAGCAGGAACCCATCACGTTTCTTAATAACCAACGGGCAATTTGCGATACTGAAAAATGCCAATGGGAGCTCATTAATCCCGAGGAACAGACGATAGACTTAGACTCCAACGAAAGCGATGGACCAAGTCTGTCCTGCTTTGCCATACAGAATCAGAATTCCGAGGACCAAATGGATTTCATTCTAGCGGATTCTATGCCCGCAGACGAGCATGATAACGTCAAGAAAACGGAAGCGCCAAAAGACACAGATCCTGCAGAATTGGGAACCAATGTAAACACGTTGAGCGGTCGTGATAAGCCAGCCTTTCAGGTTTCTGTGATTTCTAAAAAGCGACAGGCGGCCAGCCCAGTATTAAATTGCAAGCGAATTAAACTGATGAACGATAAGGTTCCGCAACTAAGGCACGAGTTTCAGCCTTTGCCGATGGCTGTGATAGTGGTCCAGAATAAAGCGGCTCGACTTCCTGGCTCTCAAGATATCAGGACGAGTCAGACTGCAACAACCAAAACTACGGAAAGACCTCATCCTCAAATAAACATTACACCATCGCAGGATTTCGCAGTCGGCAATACACTGTTGGAGTGCTCCGAGCTACAAAATCTACTAGATTCTAACGATGTCAGTTCATGCAAG
- the LOC122613246 gene encoding protein telomere ends associated isoform X5: MYPVSFAAFQKLIVNLPDIASELKIANGKKKTVAEWSRWYYQEFYRNPSIRTRFPFKVAPCPRRTRDNLLKVPEPGAWSQNEVSDVETAGPSQIEHPVSDFLVKDSQSTALSETAKVNDAVQGVAVECDPPGSESLEVIVNVERCGTFRFPVSFEAFEKCINKMLLFKKIVRSIEHCLVLLSDDDCRLRTLQKFYNRFYMYPEKRSSTNIFNESTEIPLEKLLESGKPLDKKAIKTITELAVMKSLKNNSIVSFELFKKNMANLSDIVEQMQRLDHNYETKDVQECALDYYLAFYITPRIRYKYVYKLKPCTSAVKACMLSILGKDIAEKLRQRLPQLATPSPGLDSRRPITCCSSERGSLSSQNTNDFSQIQTSPNKGEGVSQLATPILDYELRVPKSPEKSTAEVISTNEGLLWAHNAQISQNQANLRNDANKVSRCMPAFAAPSPERDLHRSEAPENSAKVLSPQVKTHQSKAVVTLPLGLELPMSKAPERPASITKASDETQSRPEETKEVSEVSFVTDVEVDLKKHGRFIFPVSLETFRHYINYDEIIRPILVNNHIKDEQHLSKLISDPLNPQCKKLFRQFYNKFYARNDVRKRFNYKFNCLNPKMLAKLTEKAKPLDEKALFTMTRADNGKTHNEPKCQDFAHEEAPENCPPNPISLEMFKRHVSNLDVIVNEMQKSDQYKEKSKEEVIQDYYKGFYSGPEMRKKFACRFKPCPSKKLKQLLSFPPKNKEGYPMDPNYSVPCATENSSEESCLQSNNQDEFAVTKNVKQKTQNIAKENRPTDNENILSRRTPNLADDKHEEECPPCPVSLEIFKRHVSNLDDIVNQMQKCVEYRGKSKDAVIQDYYKGFYSGPEMREKFDFRFKPCTGNMLQQLLSYPANNENSCLKETDCFATCTTEKILKKSCVESNSKPTVTVRRNALEILMKRRKRTEIVKETINKPMPKQNQSQLQPVPIHEDALDVPEAVTEPNLKNQGKKSAEMEHGQAVTEPSRDCSLRNAERLSELSSKQKIEWNYKAHNFLDKLFDGINCPVTQAFLKQQYKRYSVSQGSKRTNICTNVGHIVSDTAEDKEPQSDSNSVDFEGVRIAQATGPQAPKMHTNPSKRKALEPSSKTTKESSSVNLNDSLENPAQMKMIHAESSNNLRHSPISSKVSSIPNTGIESGSTKIPEDEAMVTTDVNPENATSLSQNEENQFLLERAKELFFAESSKDDNLKYLICTSEGLMRTIWRILYHLNLQEFSYYTSIHDGEVLYKSEDDLQLCFKHVVDHGNWPVNLCVLLPRLKELLHNKGVHLDRLNLSNISPKIVSPWELSSYSDFDLIVEQEYMQRTGEEIDDVLQLCQEREKLYACCWAHNQWIPRAPRIVDETLNAEIEGVEPVLEKILLKKICGVKDGDVSTPTEIVSIPSSPSTVCASLSTQPGEDGLSQPPSQLNSLNFVDVTSVESASQVLQTAVDPLISYQIEETSQVPETPTDTPASLQMASVKQEPITFLNNQRAICDTEKCQWELINPEEQTIDLDSNESDGPSLSCFAIQNQNSEDQMDFILADSMPADEHDNVKKTEAPKDTDPAELGTNVNTLSGRDKPAFQVSVISKKRQAASPVLNCKRIKLMNDKVPQLRHEFQPLPMAVIVVQNKAARLPGSQDIRTSQTATTKTTERPHPQINITPSQDFAVGNTLLECSELQNLLDSNDVSSCKQCYIPRS; the protein is encoded by the exons ATGTATCCAGTGTCCTTTGCGGCATTTCAAAAGTTAATCGTTAATTTGCCAGATATTGCAAGTGAGTTGAAAATTGCCAATGGAAAGAAAAAAACGGTGGCCGAGTGGAGCCGTTGGTACTACCAAGAGTTCTACCGGAATCCCAGCATACGGACGCGATTCCCTTTCAAGGTGGCGCCGTGTCCCAGGCGGACACGCGACAACTTGCTGAAAGTGCCGGAGCCAGGAGCATGGTCACAAAACGAGGTTTCAGACGTGGAAACTGCAGGACCATCTCAAATAGAGCATCCCGTATCCGACTTCCTAGTTAAAGACAGTCAATCGACGGCGCTCTCTGAAACCGCGAAAGTCAACGATGCAGTTCAAGGCGTCGCAGTTGAATGTGATCCACCAGGATCGGAATCTCTGGAAGTAATTGTTAATGTGGAGAG ATGTGGCACCTTCCGTTTTCCGGTATCCTTTGAAGCATTTGAAAAGTGCATCAACAAAATGTTactctttaaaaaaattgttagaAGCATAGAACACTGCCTGGTCCTGCTGTCCGATGATGATTGTCGTCTTCGTACACTGCAAAAGTTTTACAACCGCTTTTACATGTATCCAGAAAAGCGATCCTCAACAAACATCTTCAATGAATCGACAGAAATCCCTTTGGAAAAGTTGCTCGAATCTGGCAAACCGCTAGACAAAAAAGCGATCAAGACTATTACAGAGCTCGCTGTAATGAAATCCCTTAAGAACAA TTCCATCGTCAGCTTCGAGctatttaagaaaaatatgGCAAACTTATCGGACATTGTGGAGCAAATGCAGCGGCTTGACCATAATTATGAGACAAAGGACGTCCAGGAGTGTGCCCTGGACTATTACCTGGCATTTTACATCACTCCGAGGATACGATATAAATACGTATACAAACTAAAGCCATGTACGTCGGCTGTGAAGGCCTGCATGCTGTCAATTCTCGGCAAAGATATAGCCGAAAAGCTTAGGCAAAGGCTGCCACAGTTGGCTACTCCCTCGCCAGGACTTGATTCGCGCAGGCCAATAACTTGTTGTAGTAGTGAGAGAGGTTCATTAAGTTCTCAGAACACCAATGACTTTTCACAAATCCAAACTAGTCCCAATAAGGGCGAAGGGGTATCCCAGTTAGCTACTCCTATACTAGATTACGAGCTGCGTGTCCCCAAATCTCCCGAGAAGAGTACTGCAGAAGTTATTAGCACGAATGAAGGCCTATTGTGGGCACATAATGCCCAAATTTCCCAAAACCAAGCAAATCTCAGGAACGATGCCAACAAAGTAAGCAGATGTATGCCGGCATTCGCTGCTCCTTCGCCAGAACGCGATCTGCACAGGTCGGAAGCTCCCGAGAATTCTGCTAAAGTCCTAAGTCCCCAAGTCAAAACCCATCAGAGCAAGGCGGTTGTTACTCTACCTTTAGGTTTAGAACTGCCCATGTCCAAGGCACCTGAGAGGCCTGCTTCGATAACCAAAGCTTCTGACGAGACCCAATCCAGACCTGAAGAGACCAAAGAAGTATCAGA GGTTTCCTTTGTGACGGATGTTGAAGTGGACCTTAAAAa ACATGGACGCTTTATTTTTCCCGTTTCACTTGAAACTTTTCGTCATTATATTAATTATGACGAGATTATCCGACCAATTCTAGTGAATAATCATATTAAAGACGAACAGCATCtgtcaaaattaatttctgatCCCTTAAATCCCCAATGCAAAAAATTGTTCCGTcagttttataataaattttatgcaCGCAACGATGTTCGTAAAAGattcaattataaatttaattgcctTAATCCTAAGATGCTGGCCAAGCTTACAGAAAAAGCTAAGCCACTGGATGAGAAGGCCCTTTTTACAATGACTCGAGCAGATAATGGAAAAACCCATAACGAACCCAAATGCCAGGATTTTGCTCATGAAGAAGCACCAGAAAATTGTCCCCCAAATCCCATTTCTTTAGAGATGTTTAAACGTCATGTGAGCAATCTCGATGTTATTGTTAATGAGATGCAGAAAAGCGATCAGTACAAAGAAAAAAGCAAGGAGGAGGTTATTCAGGACTACTATAAGGGCTTCTATTCTGGACCCGAGATGAGGAAGAAGTTCGCTTGCCGATTTAAACCGTGTCCCAGCAAAAAGCTAAAACAATTGCTTAGTTTTCCACCGAAAAACAAGGAGGGATACCCAATGGACCCAAATTACAGTGTGCCTTGTGCCACAGAAAATTCAAGTGAGGAAAGTTGCCTGCAGTCAAACAACCAAGACGAGTTTGCTGTAACGAAGaatgttaaacaaaaaactcaaaaTATCGCTAAAGAGAA CAGACCAACAGATAACGAAAATATACTGTCCAGAAGGACGCCTAATTTGGCTGACGACAAGCACGAAGAAGAGTGTCCGCCATGTCCTGTATCCTTAGAAATATTCAAACGTCACGTGAGCAATCTAGATGATATTGTTAATCAAATGCAGAAGTGCGTTGAGTATAGAGGAAAATCCAAAGATGCGGTTATTCAGGACTACTACAAAGGCTTTTATTCTGGACCGGAGATGAGGGAAAAGTTTGATTTTCGATTTAAGCCGTGTACTGGCAATATGCTACAACAATTGCTTAGTTATCCAGCGAATAATGAGAACAGTTGTCTAAAGGAAACGGATTGCTTTGCGACGTGTACCACAGAAAAAATCCTCAAGAAAAGTTGCGTTGAGTCCAATAGCAAACCGACGGTAACTGTTCGTAGAAACGCATTGGAAATCTTAATGAAAag AAGAAAGAGAACTGAAATCGTAAAAGAAACCATCAATAAACCGATGCCCAAACAAAACCAGTCTCAGTTACAACCAGTGCCTATCCATGAAGACGCATTAGATGTCCCGGAAGCTGTCACCGAGCCGAACCTCAAAAATCAAGGGAAAAAGTCAGCGGAAATGGAGCATGGACAAGCCGTTACGGAACCATCAAGAGATTGTAGTCTTCGTAATGCTGAAAGGCTTTCAGAACTATCGAG CAAACAGAAGATCGAGTGGAATTATAAGGCCCATAACTTTCTCGATAAATTGTTTGATGGTATCAACTGCCCAGTAACACAAGCTTTTCTAAAACAACAATATAAAAGGTACTCCGTATCCCAAGGAAGCAAAAGGACAAATATTTGTACCAATGTCGGCCACATTGTTTCCGACACTGCTGAAGACAAAGAGCCACAATCGGATTCAAATTCAGTTGACTTTGAAGGTGTCCGCATAGCTCAAGCAACTGGCCCACAAGCACCCAAAATGCATACCAATCCTTCTAAACGGAAAGCGTTGGAACCAAGTTCAAAGACAACGAAAGAAAGCAGCtcagttaatttaaatgattcTCTTGAAAATCCGGCTCAGATGAAAATGATCCATGCTGAATCATCTAATAATTTAAGACACTCACCGATCAGTTCAAAGGTCTCATCTATACCTAACACTGGAATTGAAAGCGGATCGACAAAAATTCCTGAAGATGAAGCAATGGTTACAACAGACGTAAATCCTGAAAATGCAACCAGTTTATCACAGAAcgaagaaaatcaatttcttctCGAAAGAGCAAAGGAATTATTTTTTGCGGAAAGTAGCAAG GATGACAACCTGAAGTATTTGATCTGCACAAGTGAAGGGTTGATGAGAACCATTTGGCGCATACTCTACCACCTAAACCTTCAAGAATTCTCCTATTACACGAGCATTCACGATGGCGAGGTCTTGTACAAAAGCGAAGACGACTTACAGCTTTGCTTTAAGCACGTCGTGGACCATGGCAACTGGCCTGTAAATCTATGCGTTTTATTGCCACGTTTGAAGGAACTGCTTCACAATAAGGGAGTACACCTGGATAGGCTAAATCTGTCCAATATATCGCCTAAAATAGTGAGCCCTTGGGAATTAAGTTCCTACTCGGATTTCGATCTCATCGTTGAACAGGAGTACATGCAGCGCACTGGCGAGGAAATTGATGATGTGTTGCAGTTGTgccaagagagagagaaactATATGCGTGCTGTTGGGCTCATAACCAGTGGATACCACGAGCTCCACGGATCGTTGATGAGACACTGAATGCTGAAATCGAGGGAGTGGAGCCAGTTCTAGAAAAGATTTTATTGA agAAAATATGTGGCGTAAAAGATGGAGATGTGAGTACGCCAACTGAAATAGTTTCAATTCCCTCAAGTCCAAGCACTGTTTGTGCTTCATTATCAACCCAACCTGGTGAAGATGGACTTAGTCAGCCGCCATCACAGCTCAACAGTTTGAATTTTGTGGACGTGACGAGTGTTGAATCTGCCTCGCAAGTATTACAAACGGCAGTCGATCCTCTAATATCCTATCAAATTGAGGAAACGTCACAGGTGCCAGAAACTCCAACTGATACGCCAGCGTCATTGCAAATGGCATCTGTCAAGCAGGAACCCATCACGTTTCTTAATAACCAACGGGCAATTTGCGATACTGAAAAATGCCAATGGGAGCTCATTAATCCCGAGGAACAGACGATAGACTTAGACTCCAACGAAAGCGATGGACCAAGTCTGTCCTGCTTTGCCATACAGAATCAGAATTCCGAGGACCAAATGGATTTCATTCTAGCGGATTCTATGCCCGCAGACGAGCATGATAACGTCAAGAAAACGGAAGCGCCAAAAGACACAGATCCTGCAGAATTGGGAACCAATGTAAACACGTTGAGCGGTCGTGATAAGCCAGCCTTTCAGGTTTCTGTGATTTCTAAAAAGCGACAGGCGGCCAGCCCAGTATTAAATTGCAAGCGAATTAAACTGATGAACGATAAGGTTCCGCAACTAAGGCACGAGTTTCAGCCTTTGCCGATGGCTGTGATAGTGGTCCAGAATAAAGCGGCTCGACTTCCTGGCTCTCAAGATATCAGGACGAGTCAGACTGCAACAACCAAAACTACGGAAAGACCTCATCCTCAAATAAACATTACACCATCGCAGGATTTCGCAGTCGGCAATACACTGTTGGAGTGCTCCGAGCTACAAAATCTACTAGATTCTAACGATGTCAGTTCATGCAAG CAGTGTTATATTCCACGATCTTGA